In a genomic window of beta proteobacterium MWH-UniP1:
- the mtnA gene encoding S-methyl-5-thioribose-1-phosphate isomerase has translation MKYETLRWHHQQLELLDQRALPLQCNYIAYQSAAEVAQGIRDLVVRGAPAIGVAAAYGVAVEAQRLQGQSLERFISELEAGFDVLAKSRPTAVNLFWALDRMRSVLEAVSGTVSDTSSRVSDTVPDTPPDTPSDTSTIAQALLQEAHNIYAEDIAINRAMGAHGQALLKDGARVLTHCNAGALATAGHGTALGVFRSAVEAGKKISVIADETRPVLQGARLTAWELMQSGIPVTLITDNMAGHMMAAGEIDAVVVGTDRVAANGDVANKIGTYMVAVLAHRHGIPFYVACPLSTIDMTIESGADIPIEERHHNEVTGYGESRWAPPGVMIRNPAFDVTPAELVTGLITEKGVVLAPNKEKLSALF, from the coding sequence TTGAAATATGAAACCCTGCGCTGGCATCACCAGCAGCTTGAGCTGCTCGATCAACGGGCCCTGCCCCTGCAATGCAATTACATTGCTTATCAAAGTGCTGCAGAGGTAGCCCAGGGCATTCGTGATTTGGTGGTGCGGGGCGCGCCAGCCATCGGTGTGGCTGCGGCCTATGGGGTGGCAGTCGAAGCCCAGCGACTTCAGGGCCAATCGCTTGAACGCTTTATATCGGAGCTAGAAGCCGGGTTTGATGTTCTGGCCAAGAGCCGCCCCACCGCCGTAAATCTCTTTTGGGCGCTAGACCGTATGCGCTCCGTTTTAGAAGCGGTGTCAGGCACGGTGTCAGACACCTCCAGCAGGGTGTCTGACACCGTGCCTGACACCCCACCGGACACCCCATCGGACACCTCAACAATCGCCCAGGCCTTGCTGCAAGAAGCCCACAATATTTACGCAGAAGACATTGCGATTAACCGTGCCATGGGTGCCCACGGCCAGGCACTGTTAAAAGACGGTGCGCGTGTGCTGACCCATTGCAACGCAGGGGCGCTAGCCACCGCAGGCCACGGCACAGCACTTGGTGTCTTTCGCTCTGCGGTCGAGGCGGGAAAAAAGATATCCGTGATTGCCGATGAGACCAGGCCTGTACTGCAAGGAGCGCGACTGACCGCATGGGAGCTGATGCAATCGGGCATTCCGGTCACACTGATTACTGACAATATGGCCGGCCACATGATGGCCGCAGGTGAGATTGATGCCGTGGTGGTTGGCACCGATCGGGTGGCGGCCAATGGCGATGTGGCCAATAAGATCGGCACCTATATGGTGGCGGTACTTGCCCACCGGCATGGCATTCCATTTTATGTGGCCTGCCCTTTGTCCACCATTGATATGACGATCGAGAGTGGCGCCGATATTCCGATTGAAGAACGCCACCACAATGAGGTCACAGGCTACGGCGAATCCCGCTGGGCACCACCGGGGGTCATGATTCGTAACCCCGCGTTTGATGTGACACCCGCAGAGCTGGTGACTGGATTGAT
- a CDS encoding adenine phosphoribosyltransferase yields MSIKSYIRTIPHYPKEGILFRDITTLLKDPVGFRIMIDELVARYGNAAIDKVAGIESRGFILGAPLAYAMGIGFVPIRKKGKLPAETVGQDYELEYGVDRIEIHADAINPGERILLVDDLIATGGTAEAAVTLIRKLGGEVVECAFAIDLPDIGGTQRLTALGVDVFALTAFEGH; encoded by the coding sequence ATGTCCATAAAGTCTTATATCCGCACCATCCCCCACTACCCCAAAGAGGGCATTCTCTTTCGCGACATCACCACCCTGCTGAAAGACCCGGTGGGCTTTCGCATCATGATTGATGAGTTGGTCGCGCGTTATGGCAATGCCGCTATCGATAAAGTCGCTGGCATTGAGTCCCGGGGCTTTATTTTGGGCGCGCCACTGGCCTATGCCATGGGTATTGGTTTTGTCCCCATTCGGAAAAAAGGAAAGCTCCCTGCCGAGACGGTTGGCCAAGACTACGAACTGGAATACGGCGTTGACCGGATTGAAATCCACGCCGATGCGATCAACCCCGGTGAGCGGATCTTGTTAGTTGACGACTTAATCGCCACCGGCGGCACCGCCGAGGCCGCCGTCACCCTGATTCGCAAGCTTGGTGGCGAAGTGGTGGAGTGTGCCTTTGCCATTGATCTGCCCGATATCGGCGGCACCCAGCGGCTGACCGCACTTGGCGTGGATGTGTTTGCGCTCACCGCGTTTGAGGGGCATTGA
- a CDS encoding class II aldolase/adducin family protein: protein MNTASHRLAILQAMQKLESMGLNRGSSGNVSVRMSPSSFLVTPSGVPTDQLALHMMVEVDAKGVPHGALAPSSEWRFHHDIYAARPEIHAVVHTHAPFATTLACLHKDLPPFHYMIAVAGGTTIRCAPYAIFGSQELSNHAVQALQDRKACLLANHGMIAIGKNLSDAMRVAAEVEGLCEQYWRALQLGDPVLLSDAEMSAVLDKFKTYGPNAAGQ from the coding sequence ATGAACACCGCTTCGCATCGACTCGCCATTTTGCAGGCCATGCAAAAGTTGGAATCGATGGGGTTAAATCGTGGCAGTTCCGGCAACGTGTCGGTGCGCATGTCACCCTCCTCTTTTTTGGTCACGCCATCGGGTGTGCCAACCGACCAGCTTGCCCTTCACATGATGGTGGAAGTCGACGCCAAGGGTGTGCCGCACGGCGCGCTTGCCCCATCCAGCGAATGGCGCTTTCACCACGATATCTACGCGGCACGGCCTGAAATTCATGCGGTGGTCCACACCCATGCGCCCTTTGCCACAACACTTGCCTGCCTGCACAAAGACCTTCCGCCCTTTCATTACATGATTGCGGTGGCCGGTGGCACCACCATTCGCTGCGCCCCCTATGCCATCTTCGGTAGCCAAGAACTCTCAAACCATGCGGTGCAGGCACTACAAGATCGCAAGGCTTGTTTGCTCGCCAATCACGGCATGATCGCCATTGGAAAAAACCTAAGCGATGCCATGCGGGTGGCCGCCGAAGTGGAAGGCTTGTGCGAGCAATACTGGCGGGCCCTGCAGCTTGGCGATCCAGTTTTATTAAGTGACGCAGAAATGTCGGCTGTGCTTGATAAATTTAAAACCTACGGGCCAAATGCAGCGGGACAATAA